In Molothrus ater isolate BHLD 08-10-18 breed brown headed cowbird chromosome 19, BPBGC_Mater_1.1, whole genome shotgun sequence, a single genomic region encodes these proteins:
- the COIL gene encoding coilin, protein MMAAGGGGGPVRLRLVFDHPPPASPGCALCWLLLEPGQARLVTDLLSLIRHRFGFSRRARLSLFLEGALLPPAESARLVRDNDSLRVKLEEIVADDYEEIDDGFIYTTKEDKKRHRHKEDEEELSRNEGKHKRKKKKEKHNLEYSSCREETSVDTWNSQKRYTKRKRKEEVRGRNKLAEGKEESSTSHSKKMKKTEREKQLATKKKDEKQTKVAAAKMALEGANESFSLNSGKNSTKKITTQSRKKRVGTSDSSSTSSDSDSSELNVKENKSSHKPVVVTLPKDKSQAASESDVKTDKVTVKSNTEKTKTAISKNAKKSLSSSSDSDSSTDDEKVTPAQDSTAKEKSVPNHVVAVKASTKAPKAQSSSSDSDSSDSETLVIKKSAAGAGLGNSIVRNCIRQLPASVQGSFASPSRGRGRGTGEDNFWRGPRGRGFRGMMRGHGRGANPGFFYNYSSEGQKQRQLNEAATNTSVLVQNPVEFPKRDYSVLPLLAAPPQVGERIAFKRLELNENYSPEISDYKEAKIISWNDEKKEIELEILSTSAGQFAKEPGKFDLVYQSADGVELIEYAVPQDTKITESWDALIEPRLIVEPPVNGSSLENGTSRM, encoded by the exons atgaTGGCggctggcggcggcggcggcccggtGCGGCTGCGGCTGGTGTTCGACCACCCTCCGCCGGCCAGCCCGGGCTGCGcgctgtgctggctgctgctggagccggGCCAGGCGCGGCTCGTCACCGACCTGCTCAGCCTCATCCGCCATCGCTTCGGCTTCAGCCGCCGCGCCCGCCTCAGCCTCTTCCTCGAGGGGGCGCTGCTGCCGCCCGCCGAGAGCGCGCGCCTTGTGCGGGACAACGACTCGCTGCG aGTAAAATTGGAAGAGATAGTTGCAGATGATTATGAAGAGATAGATGATGGCTTTATTTACACaacaaaagaagacaaaaaaaggcacagacacaaggaggatgaggaagaatTGTCTAGGAATGAAGGcaaacataaaaggaaaaagaaaaaggagaagcatAACCTTGAGTATTCCTCCTGTAGGGAAGAGACCTCTGTAGATACTTGGAACTCTCAGAAAAGgtatacaaaaagaaaaagaaaggaagaagttAGGGGAAGAAATAAACTCGCAGAAGGTAAGGAAGAGAGCTCTACTTCCCATtctaaaaagatgaaaaaaacagagagggagaagcagTTGGCAACAAAAAAGAAGGATGAAAAGCAGACAAAGGTTGCTGCAGCAAAGATGGCTTTAGAAGGGGCAAATGAGAGCTTTTCTCTAAATTCTGGTAAAAATAGCACCAAAAAGATcacaacacagtccaggaaaAAGAGGGTGGGAACTTCAGATTCCTCCAGCACATCGtctgacagtgacagcagtgaattaaatgtgaaggaaaataaatcttccCATAAACCTGTAGTGGTGACACTTCCCAAAGACAAATCCCAAGCTGCTTCAGAATCTGATGTGAAAACTGATAAAGTGACTGTTAAGTCTAACACTGAAAAGACTAAGACTGCAATTagtaaaaatgctaaaaaatccCTGTCTTCTAGTTCAGATTCTGACTCGAGTACAGACGATGAGAAGGTGACACCAGCACAAGACAGCActgcaaaggaaaaatcagTGCCAAACCACGTGGTGGCTGTAAAAGCCAGCACCAAGGCTCccaaagcacagagctcctcttcaGACTCTGATAGTTCAGATTCAGAAACACTGGTCATTAAAAAatctgcagcaggtgctggacTGGGTAATTCCATAGTAAGGAACTGCATTAGACAGTTGCCAGCCAGTGTCCAAGGATCCTTTGCCAGCCCGAGCCGTGGAAGGGGGCGTGGAACAGGAGAGGATAACTTCTGGAGAGGCCCTAGGGGCCGTGGGTTTCGTGGGATGATGAGGGGCCATGGGAGAGGAGCAAACCCTGGCTTCTTCTATAACTACAGCAGTGAAGGCCAGAAACAGAGGCAGTTAAATGAAGCTGCGACAAACACTTCTGTCCTTGTCCAG AATCCTGTGGAGTTTCCCAAGAGAGACTATAGTGTGTTACCTCTTCTAGCTGCTCCACCCCAAGTGGGAGAAAGAATTGCCTTTAAG CGCCTGGAACTAAATGAAAATTACAGTCCTGAAATTTCAGACTATAAG GAGGCAAAAATAATCAGTTGGAATgatgaaaaaaaggagattgaACTGGAGATCCTTTCAACATCAGCAGGACAAT TTGCTAAGGAGCCAGGGAAGTTCGACCTGGTGTACCAGTCTGCAGATGGAGTGGAGCTGATCGAGTACGCCGTGCCTCAGGACACCAAG ATAACTGAAAGCTGGGATGCACTGATAGAGCCAAGACTGATTGTGGAGCCTCCAGTTAATGGATCCAGCCTTGAAAATGGAACATCTAGGATGTGA